From Orenia marismortui DSM 5156, one genomic window encodes:
- a CDS encoding FliH/SctL family protein, translating into MSNVIKSGQVKSGQKFIINNRSDHKIIKDNIDNNLEEQIEEENYNLKQQILIDAQKKADEIVADAQAKAEKIINQSKEEAEKIKSNAEAEANEVIKTNKEKAYKQGIELGKEEGLKQIVEKFNSLTNTLHDSVEEFDQEINERMAVIREDIVKLSIAISRKIIGQELQLDSELIKNIIQDTIRLLDGEEEISIRVSPGDIELLGDYKEQLIALNNGLEKIKIISDESIKEGGCIIETDFGGFDASIDSQLKEIESRLLEVNNDE; encoded by the coding sequence TTGTCTAATGTTATAAAGTCAGGTCAAGTTAAATCAGGCCAAAAGTTTATAATCAATAATAGATCTGATCATAAAATAATAAAAGACAATATTGATAATAATCTTGAAGAGCAAATTGAAGAGGAAAATTATAATCTTAAACAACAAATTTTGATTGATGCTCAAAAAAAAGCCGATGAAATAGTAGCTGATGCCCAGGCTAAAGCTGAAAAAATAATTAACCAGTCAAAAGAAGAGGCTGAAAAGATCAAGTCTAATGCAGAAGCAGAAGCTAATGAAGTTATTAAAACAAATAAAGAAAAAGCTTATAAACAGGGGATTGAATTAGGAAAAGAAGAGGGATTAAAACAGATAGTAGAAAAATTTAATAGTCTGACAAATACTCTTCACGATAGTGTTGAGGAATTTGATCAAGAAATTAATGAAAGAATGGCAGTGATAAGAGAAGATATAGTTAAATTATCAATTGCTATAAGTAGAAAAATTATTGGACAAGAATTACAACTTGATTCCGAATTAATAAAAAATATTATCCAAGATACAATCAGATTATTAGATGGCGAAGAAGAAATTAGTATCAGAGTTAGTCCTGGTGATATAGAGTTATTAGGAGATTATAAAGAGCAACTAATAGCTTTAAATAATGGCCTAGAAAAGATAAAAATTATTAGTGATGAAAGCATCAAAGAAGGTGGATGTATTATTGAAACAGATTTTGGTGGCTTTGATGCTAGTATTGACTCTCAATTAAAAGAAATTGAAAGCAGATTATTGGAAGTGAATAATGATGAATAA